A part of Leifsonia xyli subsp. xyli str. CTCB07 genomic DNA contains:
- a CDS encoding alpha/beta hydrolase, whose product MADEVYQVLRSAAVEVGERTRQSVGRVAGVEFRGVFGELFERSLAETGREAARLCEGLRALGYAVDDLVAAAGVENRRRCEVREWQVRQRVREELSAGVGQPVSAVVGLLTDPCPGPGVPAPVRTAPAVLVGRRELPRPGVAQGRGGKGLVSARPGELRAFVAAARCVDGELAGSLSRVRGALEDFEAGCRWGRLQGSGLVSSFRRWLDRNASDTVWLQTVVAGFEEAGSGAVPGGTVWAVFGTGRLAAPVAADLLDLLGGISAAELQGLLTTSPELLEAFWATPPDPVEVAAWWAGLAPAERTAFVALAPAVIGNLPGIPYRVRDTANRALYAEWATRKDLTPVQAATLEKLGIALQQTADFDGAPVLLVAFHLTAAVLMVAVGYGDPDTADTTTWCVPGMGFDASEATDSWSQAARNLLVAQRKLDPVRSHSVVSWLCYDTPVADLANLGQVLGPAHARAGARRLAAELDGNHAVRTATAPATPTIGVVAHSYGTPHRGERAHPGEHPGLLDHPDRRGGNRHRHRPRPDPAESRHHRR is encoded by the coding sequence GTGGCGGATGAGGTGTATCAGGTTCTGCGGTCGGCGGCGGTCGAGGTTGGGGAGCGTACGCGTCAGTCGGTGGGGCGTGTGGCGGGGGTGGAGTTCCGGGGCGTGTTCGGGGAGCTGTTCGAGCGGAGTCTGGCTGAGACGGGTCGTGAGGCGGCGCGGTTGTGCGAGGGGCTGCGTGCTCTGGGTTACGCGGTGGATGATCTTGTCGCGGCGGCGGGAGTGGAGAACCGGCGGCGTTGCGAGGTGCGGGAGTGGCAGGTGCGCCAGCGGGTGCGTGAGGAGCTTTCCGCGGGGGTGGGGCAGCCGGTGTCCGCGGTGGTGGGGTTGCTCACCGATCCGTGTCCGGGGCCGGGTGTTCCGGCGCCGGTGCGCACGGCTCCGGCTGTGCTTGTGGGGCGGAGGGAGTTGCCGCGGCCGGGGGTGGCGCAGGGCCGGGGTGGGAAGGGTCTGGTCTCGGCCCGTCCGGGGGAGTTGCGGGCTTTCGTGGCGGCGGCGCGTTGTGTGGACGGTGAGCTGGCGGGCTCTTTGAGCAGGGTTCGTGGTGCGTTGGAGGATTTCGAGGCCGGTTGCCGGTGGGGCCGGTTGCAGGGTTCCGGCCTGGTGTCCTCTTTCCGGCGGTGGCTGGATCGGAACGCTTCGGACACTGTCTGGTTGCAGACGGTCGTGGCGGGTTTCGAGGAGGCCGGGAGCGGGGCCGTGCCGGGTGGGACGGTCTGGGCGGTCTTCGGGACGGGAAGGCTCGCCGCGCCGGTGGCGGCGGATCTGCTGGACCTGCTCGGGGGAATCTCTGCGGCTGAGTTGCAGGGGCTGCTGACGACCAGTCCGGAACTTCTGGAGGCGTTCTGGGCCACCCCGCCGGACCCGGTCGAGGTCGCCGCCTGGTGGGCGGGCCTCGCCCCGGCCGAGCGGACCGCTTTCGTCGCTCTGGCCCCCGCGGTCATCGGGAACCTCCCCGGCATCCCCTACCGGGTGCGGGACACCGCCAACCGGGCCCTCTACGCGGAATGGGCCACGCGGAAGGACCTCACCCCGGTCCAGGCAGCGACACTCGAAAAGCTGGGGATAGCGCTTCAGCAGACCGCCGACTTTGATGGTGCGCCGGTCTTGCTGGTCGCGTTCCATCTGACGGCTGCGGTGCTGATGGTCGCGGTCGGCTACGGCGATCCCGACACCGCGGACACCACCACCTGGTGCGTGCCCGGGATGGGGTTCGACGCCTCGGAAGCGACCGATAGCTGGTCCCAGGCCGCACGGAACCTCCTCGTCGCTCAGCGGAAGCTGGACCCGGTCCGTTCGCACTCGGTGGTCTCCTGGCTCTGTTACGACACCCCGGTCGCGGACCTCGCGAACCTGGGCCAGGTCCTCGGCCCGGCTCACGCCCGGGCGGGGGCGAGACGGCTGGCCGCGGAACTGGACGGGAACCACGCCGTGCGCACCGCCACCGCTCCCGCCACGCCGACGATCGGCGTGGTCGCCCACTCCTACGGCACCCCCCACCGCGGTGAACGCGCTCACCCGGGTGAACACCCCGGTCTCCTCGATCACCCTGATCGGCGCGGCGGGAATCGACACCGGCACCGCCCCCGACCTGACCCGGCTGAAAGTCGCCACCATCGGCGGTAA
- a CDS encoding IclR family transcriptional regulator has translation MSKVPAAENTLRILNHLAGQRGPVPAASIAAALTLPRSTVYHLLTALGEHGFVLHFPEARRYGLGVAAYELSSAFSRQQPLSRLGRTIVAGVVDALGESGHVAVLHGRDVVYIVEERAPRRPRLVTEVGVRLPAHLTASGRALLASFPAGQLRALYPDRDAFADRTGAGPRSYGELKRLVAEARERGYATEDGEVTPGFASVAVSVRDHAGWPAAGIAVTFLRESVPPGEWDALAERFRAAAELSRRIRGS, from the coding sequence GTGAGTAAAGTCCCCGCTGCGGAGAACACCCTCCGCATCCTGAACCATCTCGCCGGTCAGCGCGGACCCGTGCCGGCCGCGAGCATCGCCGCGGCGCTGACGCTCCCGCGTTCCACGGTCTACCACTTGCTGACCGCGCTGGGCGAGCACGGCTTCGTCCTGCACTTCCCGGAGGCGCGCCGTTACGGTCTGGGGGTCGCTGCCTACGAGCTTTCGAGCGCTTTCTCCCGGCAGCAGCCGCTCAGCCGTCTCGGCCGGACCATCGTCGCCGGGGTCGTGGACGCGCTGGGCGAGTCCGGCCACGTCGCCGTGCTCCACGGCCGCGATGTCGTCTACATCGTGGAGGAGCGCGCTCCCCGGCGTCCGCGTCTGGTCACCGAGGTCGGTGTGCGCCTGCCCGCGCACCTCACGGCGAGCGGCCGCGCCCTGCTCGCCTCGTTCCCGGCCGGTCAGCTGAGAGCGCTCTATCCCGACCGCGACGCCTTCGCGGACCGCACCGGCGCGGGGCCGCGCAGCTACGGTGAGCTGAAGCGCCTCGTCGCGGAGGCCCGTGAGCGCGGCTACGCCACCGAGGACGGCGAGGTCACGCCCGGCTTCGCCTCCGTCGCCGTCTCGGTGCGCGACCACGCCGGCTGGCCCGCGGCCGGCATCGCGGTCACCTTCCTGCGTGAGAGTGTCCCGCCCGGGGAATGGGATGCGCTGGCCGAGCGGTTCCGTGCCGCCGCCGAACTCTCCCGGCGCATTCGCGGAAGCTGA
- a CDS encoding aromatic amino acid lyase encodes MLTTAPAATAVALGAHPLTIAEVVAVARHDAPVTLDPGALDAVGASRAIVEALADDIEPHYGISTGVGALATTFIPGERRAPLQASLVRSHAAGIQPLVLAEKEGLALINGTDGMLGMLCLALHDLGMLLTTADIAAAMSVEALLGTDAVFADDLQRLRPQTGQALSAENLRALLAGSPLVASHKGPECTRVQDAYTLRCAPQVHGGTRDTVAHATLVAGRELASAIDNPVLTPDGRVESNGNFHGAPVAYALDFLAIVAADVASMSERRTDRFLDPARNQGLPPFLAHEVGVDSGLMIAQYTAAGIVSELKRLANPASADSIPSSAMQEDHVSMGWAAGRKLRRAVDGLTRVLAIEALTAARGADLRAPLRQGPATAAVTATLRESVAGPGPDRSLSHEIEAAVALVASPDPHPLPRHRLLTRSGIEAGRSEEAIGE; translated from the coding sequence ATGCTCACCACCGCACCCGCCGCCACAGCCGTCGCTCTCGGCGCGCATCCGCTCACGATCGCGGAAGTCGTGGCCGTCGCCCGCCACGACGCGCCCGTCACGCTCGATCCCGGCGCCCTGGACGCGGTCGGCGCGTCCCGCGCCATCGTCGAGGCCCTCGCCGACGACATCGAACCGCACTACGGCATCTCCACCGGCGTCGGTGCGCTCGCGACCACGTTCATCCCCGGCGAGCGCCGCGCGCCGCTGCAAGCGAGCCTCGTCCGCTCGCACGCCGCCGGCATCCAGCCCCTCGTCCTCGCTGAGAAGGAGGGGCTGGCCCTCATCAACGGCACCGACGGGATGCTGGGGATGCTGTGCCTGGCCCTCCACGACCTCGGCATGCTCCTCACCACCGCCGACATCGCCGCCGCGATGAGCGTCGAGGCGCTGCTCGGCACCGACGCCGTGTTCGCCGACGACTTGCAGCGGCTGCGCCCGCAGACCGGCCAGGCGCTCTCCGCCGAGAACCTGCGCGCCTTGCTCGCGGGCTCCCCCCTGGTCGCCAGCCACAAGGGGCCGGAGTGTACGCGCGTGCAGGACGCGTACACGCTGCGCTGCGCCCCGCAAGTACACGGTGGAACGCGCGACACCGTCGCGCACGCCACCCTCGTGGCCGGTCGCGAACTCGCCTCCGCGATCGACAACCCGGTCCTGACGCCCGACGGGCGCGTCGAGTCGAACGGGAACTTCCACGGAGCGCCGGTGGCGTATGCGCTCGACTTCCTGGCGATCGTGGCGGCGGATGTGGCGAGCATGTCCGAGCGCCGCACCGACCGCTTCCTCGACCCGGCCCGCAACCAGGGGCTGCCGCCGTTCCTCGCCCACGAGGTGGGGGTCGACTCCGGACTGATGATCGCCCAGTACACCGCGGCGGGCATCGTCTCGGAGCTCAAGCGGCTCGCGAATCCCGCTTCGGCGGACAGCATCCCCTCCTCCGCCATGCAGGAGGATCACGTGTCGATGGGCTGGGCCGCGGGCCGTAAGCTCCGCCGTGCCGTCGACGGCCTGACCCGGGTGCTCGCGATCGAGGCGCTCACCGCAGCCCGCGGTGCGGACCTCCGTGCCCCGTTGCGGCAGGGCCCCGCGACCGCTGCGGTGACCGCCACCCTGCGGGAGTCGGTGGCCGGTCCCGGTCCCGACCGCTCCCTGTCCCACGAGATCGAGGCCGCCGTCGCGCTCGTCGCCTCCCCTGACCCCCACCCCCTCCCCCGCCATCGCTTGCTCACTCGTTCCGGGATTGAAGCCGGAAGAAGCGAGGAAGCGATCGGGGAGTGA
- a CDS encoding ABC transporter substrate-binding protein yields the protein MGAVAVAAAIGLSLSGCTNPGGTVQSTSSAQEQVVKTSDGPTCSLSEYGGERIDLADAVVGFSQSEKEDNPFRITETASIEEAAAKAGVKKFIKTNAQSTLAKQISDIQDLIAQSADVLIVTPLNSDGLEPALQAARTKNIPVITVDRKLNAKACSDYVSFLCSDFVEQGRRAADQLIAGTGGKGDIAILLGACGNGVTIDRTKGFVDQIKAKGPGLTIVAQQTGDFARDKGQSVTEQLLQAHPGITAIYAENNEMGLGAQAAIIAAGKTPGKDIQIYSIDGTRNAVEQIAGGAYNGVIESNPRFGPLAFATLRSFLAGDTVGQGIVIEDGAYDPSNAANKVGAAY from the coding sequence GTGGGGGCGGTCGCCGTCGCGGCAGCCATCGGTCTCTCCCTAAGCGGATGCACGAATCCCGGCGGGACGGTGCAGTCCACCTCCTCCGCCCAAGAGCAAGTTGTGAAGACCTCCGACGGCCCCACTTGCAGCCTCTCGGAATACGGCGGGGAGAGGATCGACCTCGCCGACGCGGTGGTCGGCTTCTCGCAGTCCGAGAAAGAGGACAACCCGTTCCGCATCACGGAGACGGCCTCGATCGAGGAGGCCGCGGCCAAGGCCGGGGTCAAGAAATTCATCAAGACCAACGCGCAATCCACGCTCGCCAAGCAGATCTCCGACATCCAAGACCTCATCGCCCAGAGCGCGGACGTGCTCATCGTCACACCGCTCAACTCCGACGGCCTGGAGCCCGCGCTCCAGGCCGCCCGCACGAAGAACATCCCGGTCATCACGGTCGACCGCAAGCTCAACGCCAAAGCCTGCTCGGACTACGTTTCGTTCCTCTGCTCCGACTTCGTGGAGCAGGGCAGACGCGCCGCCGACCAGCTGATCGCGGGCACCGGCGGCAAGGGCGACATCGCCATCCTGCTCGGCGCTTGCGGCAACGGCGTCACCATCGACCGCACCAAAGGCTTCGTAGACCAGATCAAGGCCAAAGGCCCCGGCCTCACGATCGTCGCGCAGCAGACCGGCGACTTCGCCCGCGACAAAGGCCAGTCGGTGACCGAGCAGCTCTTGCAGGCGCATCCCGGCATCACCGCGATCTACGCGGAGAACAACGAGATGGGCCTCGGAGCGCAGGCGGCGATCATCGCGGCCGGGAAGACCCCGGGCAAGGACATCCAGATCTACTCGATCGACGGCACGAGGAACGCCGTGGAGCAGATCGCCGGCGGAGCCTACAACGGCGTCATCGAGTCCAACCCGCGCTTCGGCCCGCTCGCCTTCGCCACGCTGAGGTCTTTCCTCGCGGGCGACACGGTCGGGCAAGGCATCGTGATCGAGGACGGCGCGTACGACCCGTCCAACGCCGCGAACAAGGTCGGCGCAGCCTACTGA